Below is a window of Brassica napus cultivar Da-Ae chromosome A5, Da-Ae, whole genome shotgun sequence DNA.
ATTCCGTTATATTCCTGTCACAAGAACACTATCATGATAagaatagctttttttttttgttcaaatcatGATAAGAATAGTTATGTCATTATTTTTGTGGATGTATTAAATGCCTTGTTGGCTCCAGTCCCAGATTATTTGCACTTTGCAAACATATACTTCaatctaaaactaaaatttaaaattatgagaAAAGGAATCTAAAGCCTTGTAcagtttaaaatataaataaatttgataaaagcATAGGAACAGGCTGTTCTCTATAAGAGAAGTGGAGAGAAAGCATTTGATGAAGGTCCAGTgatgtgttttgtttttaatagtttaaaactcattttaGAACAAAGAATTATCGGTTTTTGAAGGTATTTTAGTCTTCTCGGCGCCTTTATTGTTCTTcaatataatttatagattaGCTTGTGGGAAAAGAATGCATTTATAGAGGATTTTGGGGTGAAATGGGCCACTGTTCAAACTATGTTGTAACTGCGACATAGAGCGCCCGTTCCGTGTTACCTAGAGTGTCTGTTCCCTGACTTGGAACGCCCGCTCCGTATATCGTGTCCAGATCCTCGCCACAGTGGGGGCAACTTTCCAATTTTGCAAAAAGACATGTTTTGAAGATCCAAAAACCTAAAGACTTGATTATATTACATATCTTTTcatctgttctttttttttacgtcTAGAGGGAGTTGTTCTAGGGTGATACTTGAGACATTTGTAACACCATTGGATCATTTTGTAGACTTTTGGAAGATGATTCTTCTTGTActcatttggagaagatcttcttaACCCTTTCTCATTTTTAATACAATTTCATGATGTTTTCTTCTATGATTTTGTTTTCTCATTGTCTGATTATGAGTGAGTAGTCTCCTATTTGGGTTAAGGGGTTCTCATAAGGATTTCTCGATGTATTGATCTAGAATACTTTAGACTAAGGATATATGATTTTGGATCTTTGTCTACTGATGTTCTTAAGGCTTAGACTTGTCTGATCACCTAGCCTCTGATTCTAGAAATTTCATCGCACCGAAAATGTTGTTTGAATTCCCGAAATATCAGTAGATGAGCAAGGTTTCTATAACCAACAGAAGTTGATGTTTCTGCACCTTGTGAACTTATCAAACCTGAAACGAAAGCTTGTTTAAAATCTGAGATACAATGGACGCTAGTATTTAGGATTTTGAGCATAGGGTGTTTGCACTatggaagtaggttaattctaatattgtAATTTGAGTTCGAGACATTGATGTAGATGTTTCCCTGTCTTTATGTTGTGTGATCATTACTGAAGAGAGATCCCTGAGAATTCCTATTTTCCAACGCTTGTCTTAAATGTTTACAAACTCATTTTAATTGCCTCTTGTTCACTTGTTCTCTGTTTTTATTGAATTAAGAAACAgaaaaaccaaacaaacaatcTCTTTTATTCGCTTTAGCTAGTAACTTGTGTGGTGCTTTACTTGTGGTCATCgatccttgtggattcgatcccgtaaAAGTAATGTTTACTTTAGTCTGCATTTGCAGTTTGTTCCCTTTCTCCTTGAAGGTACATTGAAGTGGAGACTGTTCCCTTTCTCCTTAACTGAAAAGGCAGTCAGATGGTTGAAGTCTTTAGAATCGGGTTCTCTTACTACTTGGGAGAGACAAAAGATGCTTTGCTAGGACACTTCTTCACTAAGTCCAGGTCCACATATCTGAGGAGTAAGATTGGAAAATTTCAGCAGCTTGGCTCTGATAGCTTTCATGAGGCTTGAGAGCGCTTCAAGGAGTATACACTGGACTCTTCTCACCATGGTTACACTGATGTGAACCTGCTGAACATATTCTACAATGGGGTCAATGAGAATCATCAGAACGCCATGGACTTTGCTAGTAATAGCAATTTCATGACCAAGACAGTAGAAGAAGCTTAAATCGTGATAGACAATCTGTCAGAAAGTCAAGCAAATCACAGGTCCGAGTTTGATAGGCTCAAGACAAATTTTTGATCAGATTCCCAGAAGATTGAAGAGCTGAGtgccaagattgagatgcttATGAAGAGGGATCAAAAGTCAGTTCATTTTGTGGGAGATCAGAGTAATCAGGTTAACCAGGAGCTTGCTGCTAATGATTCATATGATCAGGCTGATATGAACCTCATTGGTGGTCAAGGGAACAACAAGAATCAGAATTTCAAAAGTCAGAACCAGCAAAATCTGCTATCAAATTCATCATTTGCAAAAAAGACATTGGAACAGATTGATTGTTATCAACTTGCCTACTTTTAAAAAGTATTGATGGAATCAATGGTTTTGTAATACTATGTGCAGTTAAAAGTCTCAACAAATAAAGGAACACAAAGCACAACTTTTGCATAAGACTTTGATAAAAAGCATCGATAATTTAGTTATGGAAATACCCTAGGATAACACTAAAAaggtttttgtcacaaatatagactctaaaaatcaaaatgaccaaaatgtttcattaatgaGTTAAATATAGACTTATAttcctagggttaactaattcaAACCTTAAGGTTTAGAGCTAAAGGGTGGGGATTTgagattgagatttaaaattttataaaataaaaaataaatataaaaattttgaaaataaaaattttaaaaatagtttcaaaaagtattttcggattagaaaaagaaaatgaaaaaagaaattcaaaaaaattctttttttataaaaaaaattcgaatttgaaaacatataatctaaaactattaatttttttatttatcttttttaatatatctagggtattagggttcttttacctattaaattaaatattttggttattttctttcttgtgatctatttttgtgaccaagACTTGAAAATAGTATATTTAGGAGAATTGCCCTATAGTTATTTGTTTAAATTGTCTTTAACATATGGCATATATAATATGTGCATGTGTAAAAATTTGATTCATCAGTAGTTTCTGTAATAACTTTGCAATTTTTATTCAATAAAAGTGAGTTTATCCAGCAAAAAAAACCTTATGattgaattaatttaacattaattgaattttttaatacttttagtTCTTTTAAATATTATGGACCTGCTTGGCAATAAAAGGATAAAATTCAAACCTAAAAGTACAGCTCCTACCTACAACTCTCGCTCCTCGAAAATAATTCACGCAATCTTGAAAATGAAAGCTATTATACCACAAACACTCCTGACAAGCTTTTCGCGATAAGTCTTTCGCACACTGCACCATTCCATATACCATATCACCCTTGTACCGCTTCTCCCCCACAGAGTACAATGTAGAATTATCTCCAGTGATGGCTAATTCCGTCAGATCGTCAACGAGAATATTCCAAACTTTTATATATTCAGATCTATCTTCTACCACCTTCTTCGCGTTGGACATACAAAAGTTATTGTCATAATCGATCTGCCCAACAGAATATTTGGAATCCATCGAGAGAAGACATTGGTCATACCATATTATCCTCCCCTTGTACCATGGACATCTCCTACGAAGCTGtaatatacattttaaatatctacgCCACAATCAATAACGAGATTGCACGAGACTAATAACATAAAACAAGTAGTCTTTTTTATCTTATGCCTAAAACGTAATCAAAAGCGTATGTGCGCAGCtttatacaaattaaaaacaaataaccaATCAATAATATTGATGTGACATTACCGCAGCAAGGGCGGTGACAAAGCAGTCCTGGCACTTGGTCCCGTAGAAGTCGCCGGGGCACTGGAGAACAGCGGTAAAAGTAGAATCGCCAAAAAGGTCGTAACCTCTGATACTGTTTATATAGAACCTTTTCATGATATGTTTTATAAGTTTCTCGTACTCACTTCCCGTCTTGTATTTTCCTTGACTAACCAAACATGTGTGGTTGAGATAGTCATTGGTCGTGTTTAAGGACAATTCACTGTTTATGAGGAGTAGTTGTATGGCCAAGACATAGATCAAAATGAGGCGTTTTGATACAGACGATGAAGAGTACattgttttgaattatttttgtcaaaggtttttttttatagatggTTCGTTCAAATTGATGTTTATGGACGAGTCTCAGAGGGATTTGGATACTGAATTGATATATgatgtttatatatatggtttatttttttggttatccAATACGAAATTTGTTTGAAAAGGTCAGTTTGTAGAAAAAGATGTTTACACTTTGTAAGGACAGGAGAGAAGAGTTGAAGGTTGAGACTTATTTGGGGACAAGAGGGCCGACAAAAATGTAAAAGCTGAGAGGTATGACTTTAGACTTTAGTTCACACGATTCGTAAGGTGCAAACAGCAAACGAGAAATGAAGGAATtcattgttaatttttttttcttttttattcctttaaataaaaatatatactattaaaacaacaatttttattgatattcCATGGACTTGCTTTATATATTACAAGTGTACTACTCTTATATTTATGGTAATATTACCATTTAATCATTTATTGAAAGCCATAAAAGTTATTTTAGTCAAGTTAATATTTTGTAAAGTGGTTACTCCAGTTAATATCTAGGGAAAATTGGATAAATAGGACACTTTGAACTTGGATTTGTCACATTAGGATTTCTAGAagatattttaggaaaataggATTTTAGATCTTGTAAAATACCAAAGTACCCTTAATTTACCAATTAtgttgaatttaaattataaattataataattttcgtaatagattttaatgttaaaattaaaatctataaaaattaaaaaataaaaaaaacactaaatggGAAAAAAGGAGACGCGGGATGCCGCAAACCTAATTCCCCTTTCTCTTTGTCTTCTCCGTCGTAGACTCGTCGCTCTCCCACGGCGATTTAGGGTTCAACGGTGAGAAGCTCTGTTCTTCGTCGGTGTTTCATCAGCCCGTGGTCTCTACTCTCGTCTCCGTCACCATCCTTTTCGATCTCACTGAAGACACAACGGCTGCGAATCGTTCTTCCTCTTCGTCGGGTCAAATCGATTTTCGAAGTGTTCTTCCATCAATTTCGCCTCTCAATCTCACAATTCTTCACAGAAGGTATTGGATTTCATCTATAGATTCTCATATTAAACGAAATCGAAGTGTTCttccattaaagcttgatttttttttaaaatgatttgccgtgtttcttaaaataattttgtttcacGGATTGGTTGATATTATTGAAACCTTTACATGTGTGATGATATTGAAACCTTTACATGTTGAACTAATAATTTTGTCACGGTTTGTAGCTATGTCTGAGGAGCTACCGAAGAGGCTTTTTAAGGAGGGCGAGGAGCCCCGAGTTACTCAGATCAACAACAACTGCAGGATCGACTACATAATCCGAAAGTTCCAAGCGTGGCTGCCAAAGGAGTTGGATGTCGTGAAGAAAGACCCGGTTTTTCATCAGATTTTTAAGCTCCATGAGAATGGTCTTGGATACTCTGCGAGGGTGATACACAGCTTCTTGTGTAGGGAGCTGGTGACTTTCTTACAGCACGAGCTATGGTTTGTCTTTGCGAGGAGACCGCTTCGATTCTCATTGCAAGAGTTCCACGCCGTAACCGGGTTTGAATGCGATACTCACATTTCGATTGAGGAGTTTGAAGAGTGGAAATATGATGGTGGTTTCTGGAGCAAGGTTTTGA
It encodes the following:
- the LOC106449533 gene encoding putative cysteine-rich repeat secretory protein 17 — translated: MYSSSSVSKRLILIYVLAIQLLLINSELSLNTTNDYLNHTCLVSQGKYKTGSEYEKLIKHIMKRFYINSIRGYDLFGDSTFTAVLQCPGDFYGTKCQDCFVTALAALRRRCPWYKGRIIWYDQCLLSMDSKYSVGQIDYDNNFCMSNAKKVVEDRSEYIKVWNILVDDLTELAITGDNSTLYSVGEKRYKGDMVYGMVQCAKDLSRKACQECLWYNSFHFQDCVNYFRGARVVGRSCTFRFEFYPFIAKQVHNI